In Leptospira sp. WS58.C1, a single genomic region encodes these proteins:
- a CDS encoding flavin-containing monooxygenase, with protein sequence MVAQTLERPSLNQNSQAEKVYDVVIIGTGFAGLCMGIRLKQAGIESFVILEKGNGIGGTWRDNTYPGAACDVQSHLYSFSFAPKSDWSRLFGPQEEILNYMNECTDRFGIRPFIRTNSEVSGAFFDEKAGLWEINTASGKSYKAKSVVSGTGGLSRPVLPNIKGINTFQGTKFHSAQWDHSYNLQGKKVAVIGTGASAIQIVPAIAPIVGTLKLFQRTPAWIIPKPDSNISGSVKGIFKFIPPLRWLFRKAIYWINEIGVLAFAINPKLMKIFEKFAKSFINKSIHNEELKKKLTPNYTIGCKRILLSNDYYPALNRENVELITEGIEEITASGVRTKDGVEHKVDAIVFATGFQAAEAVSPFKIRGRDGKLLADVWEDGAEAYLGTTVSGFPNLFMIVGPNTGLGHSSMILMIESQVQYALQGIRYLLNKNIKFIDVRKDVQDRYNAEIQKRLSKSVWLTGGCVSWYNTSSGRNTTLWPGFTFEFKARTFFLRPNDYEFVRADGKAKKPGIGSRVSMVLDATFG encoded by the coding sequence ATGGTAGCTCAGACGTTAGAAAGACCGAGCCTCAATCAGAACTCCCAAGCGGAAAAGGTATATGATGTAGTCATCATTGGGACCGGATTCGCGGGACTTTGTATGGGAATCCGTTTGAAACAAGCCGGAATAGAATCGTTTGTTATTTTGGAGAAAGGAAATGGGATCGGAGGAACCTGGAGAGACAATACCTATCCGGGAGCTGCTTGCGATGTTCAGTCCCATTTATATTCCTTTTCTTTTGCTCCCAAATCGGATTGGTCCCGACTTTTCGGCCCCCAAGAAGAAATCCTAAACTACATGAACGAATGCACGGATCGATTTGGAATTCGCCCTTTCATCCGCACAAATTCGGAAGTGAGTGGCGCTTTTTTCGATGAAAAGGCAGGCCTTTGGGAAATTAACACTGCAAGTGGGAAATCCTATAAAGCAAAATCAGTGGTAAGTGGCACAGGTGGTTTAAGTAGACCCGTTCTTCCGAATATCAAAGGAATCAATACGTTTCAAGGAACGAAATTTCACTCCGCCCAATGGGATCATAGCTATAATCTCCAAGGGAAGAAGGTAGCGGTGATCGGAACTGGAGCAAGTGCAATCCAGATCGTTCCTGCTATCGCACCTATTGTAGGAACATTAAAACTTTTCCAAAGAACTCCAGCTTGGATTATCCCAAAACCGGACAGCAATATCTCCGGTTCCGTAAAAGGGATCTTCAAATTTATTCCCCCGTTAAGATGGTTGTTTAGAAAAGCGATCTATTGGATAAACGAAATAGGAGTATTGGCATTTGCAATCAATCCTAAGCTGATGAAAATTTTCGAGAAATTCGCTAAAAGTTTTATCAATAAAAGTATTCATAACGAAGAACTTAAGAAAAAGCTAACTCCGAATTATACGATCGGGTGTAAACGTATCCTCCTTTCCAACGACTATTACCCTGCGTTGAACAGAGAGAATGTGGAATTAATTACCGAAGGTATAGAAGAAATCACCGCTTCCGGAGTAAGAACAAAGGACGGGGTAGAACATAAGGTAGATGCCATCGTTTTTGCCACCGGTTTCCAAGCGGCAGAAGCGGTTTCCCCTTTTAAGATCAGAGGGAGAGACGGAAAACTTTTAGCGGATGTTTGGGAAGACGGTGCGGAAGCATACTTAGGAACCACAGTGTCCGGTTTTCCGAATCTATTCATGATCGTTGGCCCGAATACCGGTTTAGGACATAGTTCGATGATCCTGATGATAGAATCCCAAGTGCAATATGCTTTACAAGGAATTCGTTATCTACTTAATAAAAACATAAAGTTTATAGATGTTCGTAAAGACGTTCAGGATCGATATAATGCGGAGATCCAAAAACGCCTAAGTAAATCCGTTTGGTTGACCGGGGGATGTGTAAGCTGGTACAATACTAGCTCGGGTAGAAACACCACTCTTTGGCCAGGATTCACTTTCGAATTTAAAGCCAGGACATTCTTCCTTCGTCCTAACGATTACGAATTCGTTCGTGCGGACGGAAAAGCAAAAAAACCGGGGATAGGCTCCAGAGTCTCCATGGTTCTAGACGCGACCTTCGGTTAA
- a CDS encoding LA_3696 family protein: protein MTEPILLVPKALRNSLGEEGAEALVSLLNQANSGGKKFMEEFVSERFERRLMEETGKLRLELKEETGKLWIAISELRAEMHAGFAGIQEQFKEVYKEIANIHKSIASQTRWMVAVIITSVLPIYLGLAKLIFQ from the coding sequence ATGACTGAACCAATACTATTAGTTCCCAAAGCACTTAGGAACAGTTTAGGCGAGGAAGGTGCAGAGGCTCTTGTCAGTCTTTTAAATCAAGCTAATTCGGGAGGAAAAAAGTTTATGGAAGAATTCGTTTCAGAAAGATTTGAAAGAAGACTAATGGAAGAGACCGGCAAGCTTCGTTTAGAATTAAAGGAAGAAACCGGCAAATTATGGATTGCTATTTCAGAACTTAGAGCAGAAATGCACGCGGGTTTTGCGGGCATCCAAGAACAATTCAAAGAAGTATATAAAGAGATCGCAAATATTCATAAATCAATCGCTTCTCAAACGAGATGGATGGTTGCGGTGATCATTACCTCCGTGCTTCCTATCTACCTGGGTTTAGCAAAACTGATCTTTCAATAA
- the fcpA gene encoding flagellar coiling protein FcpA: MKVMKTIFVLLAVVGLNLSLFAQNQGGQDTTDAKAAADKIDELLKGELVPEDDDKNLTEEAKKRKKEIQEQEAIWKNPDFKGYDKNFQELHQLSKAFANNKFRLALTSYQSGVNTVLKMREAVEQYRKEEAEKKRLDEKWYWQKVDRKAREDRVVSRQKLEAKQQALNYFTKAINHLDEIKNPDLRERAEFKRLLSDVYRSWIVTEYDLQNLPQCIPILELYIEVNENEKEYPAHKYLASCYAFEENMIKKYGGASEDQMFKFRHKKNIHLLRATELKYGKDSPEYKHIVALINKDEVISVRP; this comes from the coding sequence ATGAAGGTGATGAAGACTATATTCGTTCTTCTGGCCGTGGTCGGACTCAACCTCTCCTTGTTCGCACAGAACCAAGGGGGGCAGGATACTACAGATGCTAAAGCGGCAGCTGATAAGATCGACGAACTGCTGAAAGGTGAGCTCGTTCCGGAAGACGACGACAAAAATCTAACGGAAGAAGCTAAGAAACGTAAAAAAGAAATCCAGGAGCAGGAAGCGATCTGGAAGAACCCTGACTTCAAAGGTTACGACAAGAACTTCCAAGAACTCCATCAGCTTTCTAAGGCTTTCGCGAACAACAAGTTCCGCCTGGCCCTGACTAGCTATCAATCCGGAGTGAATACCGTCCTCAAGATGAGGGAAGCTGTTGAGCAGTACCGTAAAGAGGAAGCGGAGAAGAAACGTCTAGACGAAAAATGGTATTGGCAAAAGGTCGACCGTAAAGCTCGCGAAGATCGTGTCGTTTCCCGCCAAAAGTTGGAAGCAAAACAACAAGCATTGAATTATTTCACCAAGGCAATCAACCATTTGGATGAGATCAAGAACCCGGATTTACGTGAACGTGCCGAGTTCAAAAGACTTCTTTCCGATGTATACAGATCTTGGATTGTTACTGAATACGATCTACAAAACTTACCTCAGTGTATTCCTATATTGGAACTTTACATCGAGGTGAATGAAAACGAGAAAGAATACCCAGCTCACAAGTATCTTGCAAGCTGCTACGCTTTCGAGGAAAACATGATCAAGAAATACGGTGGAGCAAGCGAAGACCAGATGTTCAAATTCCGTCACAAGAAAAACATCCACCTTCTCCGCGCTACCGAGCTGAAATATGGAAAGGATTCTCCGGAATACAAACACATCGTTGCTTTGATCAACAAAGACGAAGTGATTTCGGTTCGCCCATAA
- the zapE gene encoding AFG1/ZapE family ATPase, with translation MNLKNLTPIREGSPSCKFCAGVGFLLEENVKNSSSGVLLLCSCVGESCPCGGKAPYMVYDESQNRMLPCVCHNARMELGKVEYLVKKAGIPARYKYRTLDRMDTTELSFLAAHDWANDIVVKWKERERAQQGLYLWGGTGSGKTLLACAILNELILRYGLECKYAKINRDFLSTIRDSYQKESELHGMEQTIKKQFTDVEVLVLDDFGANKESDWANSQLYDLIDARYEEEKVTILTSNIPPTDWKDKAEGRIFSRLMEMAKQIHLDCPDYRLSHNAFGTH, from the coding sequence ATGAATTTAAAGAATTTAACCCCGATCCGAGAAGGTTCTCCCAGTTGTAAATTCTGCGCGGGAGTCGGATTCCTTTTGGAAGAGAATGTAAAGAATTCCAGCTCCGGAGTCCTGCTACTTTGTTCCTGTGTGGGAGAATCCTGCCCTTGCGGCGGCAAGGCTCCCTATATGGTCTATGACGAAAGCCAAAATAGGATGCTACCTTGCGTCTGTCATAACGCTAGAATGGAACTGGGCAAAGTAGAGTATTTGGTAAAGAAGGCGGGGATTCCTGCGAGATATAAATACAGAACCCTGGATCGGATGGACACCACCGAACTTTCTTTCTTGGCGGCTCATGACTGGGCAAATGATATCGTAGTAAAGTGGAAAGAAAGAGAAAGAGCCCAACAAGGTCTTTATCTTTGGGGTGGAACCGGTTCCGGAAAAACATTATTAGCCTGTGCCATTTTGAACGAACTCATTCTTCGTTACGGTTTGGAATGTAAATATGCAAAGATCAATCGTGACTTTCTTTCCACAATCCGGGACAGTTATCAAAAAGAAAGTGAACTCCATGGAATGGAGCAAACCATTAAGAAACAATTCACCGATGTGGAAGTTTTGGTTTTAGACGACTTCGGAGCAAATAAGGAATCCGATTGGGCAAATTCTCAGTTATACGATCTAATAGATGCAAGATACGAGGAGGAGAAGGTAACTATTCTCACTTCGAATATTCCTCCAACCGATTGGAAGGACAAAGCGGAAGGAAGGATTTTTTCCAGACTCATGGAGATGGCAAAACAAATCCATTTGGATTGTCCGGATTATCGTCTAAGTCATAATGCTTTCGGGACTCATTGA
- the folK gene encoding 2-amino-4-hydroxy-6-hydroxymethyldihydropteridine diphosphokinase, with the protein MDKNNHIAFLCLGTNLGDRELYLSDAIQKIGAHPEIRILKKGTPLNTEALEVVDQPDFLNQLIQISTHLSPRELLDFLLGIEKEMGRVRSRDKGPRVIDLDILSIDDMKIHEKGLHLPHHSLFTRPFILELLNELGEGSLIQAFGNPSEG; encoded by the coding sequence ATGGATAAAAATAATCATATCGCATTTCTTTGTTTGGGAACCAATTTAGGAGATCGTGAATTATATCTTTCGGATGCGATCCAAAAGATCGGTGCCCATCCTGAAATACGGATCCTGAAAAAAGGAACTCCTTTAAACACGGAAGCGCTTGAAGTGGTAGATCAACCTGATTTTTTAAATCAGTTAATACAGATCTCCACCCATCTATCTCCCAGAGAACTTTTGGATTTTTTACTCGGCATTGAAAAAGAAATGGGAAGGGTCCGTTCGAGAGATAAAGGTCCTCGTGTCATAGATTTAGATATTCTATCCATCGATGATATGAAAATCCATGAGAAAGGATTACATCTTCCCCATCATAGTCTGTTTACTCGTCCTTTTATATTAGAACTTTTAAATGAACTCGGAGAAGGTTCCCTGATCCAAGCTTTCGGGAATCCTTCGGAGGGATGA
- the panB gene encoding 3-methyl-2-oxobutanoate hydroxymethyltransferase: protein MRDVSKLFPMGPKPVEKKITVLTCYDFMFARILEESGVDCLLVGDTLGVVYQGQPTTLPVTLDEMIYHAKAVRRGAPNTFVVVDLPFLSYQVSLEEGIRSAGKVMKESGCDAVKFEGGGPEILELIYKLERIGIPVMGHIGLTPQSVNVFGGHKIQGKAEEDKARLISEAKGISDAGAFSIVFELIPSALAKEISESVPIPTIGIGAGAATDGQVLVIYDFLGLNKGFKPKFLKTFLNGYDDVSSAVKSYIQEVRNGSFPGPEHSH from the coding sequence ATGAGAGATGTTAGCAAATTATTTCCAATGGGACCAAAACCCGTGGAGAAAAAGATTACAGTATTAACCTGCTACGATTTTATGTTCGCTCGTATTTTGGAAGAATCGGGTGTGGATTGTCTTTTAGTAGGGGACACTCTGGGTGTTGTTTACCAAGGCCAACCGACCACCTTGCCGGTTACCTTGGACGAAATGATCTATCATGCAAAAGCAGTCAGAAGAGGAGCCCCGAACACATTCGTAGTCGTAGACCTTCCCTTCTTAAGCTATCAAGTCTCTTTGGAAGAAGGGATCCGCTCCGCTGGCAAGGTAATGAAAGAAAGCGGATGCGACGCCGTAAAATTCGAGGGTGGTGGGCCCGAGATTTTGGAACTGATCTATAAATTGGAAAGGATCGGCATCCCAGTTATGGGACATATAGGCCTTACTCCGCAATCCGTGAACGTTTTCGGTGGGCATAAGATCCAAGGAAAAGCGGAAGAAGATAAGGCAAGATTGATAAGCGAAGCAAAAGGTATCTCGGACGCGGGGGCATTCTCCATTGTTTTCGAGCTAATCCCTTCTGCCCTTGCCAAAGAAATTTCCGAATCGGTCCCGATTCCTACGATCGGGATAGGAGCAGGAGCCGCAACCGACGGGCAGGTGCTGGTAATTTACGATTTTCTTGGATTGAATAAAGGCTTTAAGCCTAAGTTCCTAAAAACTTTCCTGAATGGATACGACGATGTCTCGAGCGCAGTCAAAAGTTATATTCAGGAAGTGAGAAATGGAAGTTTTCCCGGGCCGGAACATTCTCATTAA
- a CDS encoding N-acetylneuraminate synthase family protein → MDIVELEKGYPETEAKIKALASECGNATEIIRGAVVSDTIHFIGDTRKISDKEGYVKELPGVTRIWNVSLPYKNIARTAAGKNGEVVHRENRIVEVHGKDGLVRKFGTGKHIFIVGPDSPQTYEQTVTIAKQAVEIGKKFGILDRIIFRGGAFKPRTRPTDWRGMGWDGIKLLDRVKEETGLPYVTEVMDHTMAEEVSKHADMIQIGTRNAQDFELLEAVGRTGKPVILKRGFGNEAIEWFSAAEYIANQGNLNIVLCERGVKTLFIKEGYCRNTPDLNVITHAKNQTILPVIFDPSHVAGDDKIVVSNLLASLPFNPDGSITETLHEEEFRKEQMCDAAQALLMTLYEKTVEAILTYEEKIKPLTDKVDSYFLERKGKK, encoded by the coding sequence GTGGACATAGTCGAACTGGAGAAGGGATATCCGGAAACCGAAGCAAAAATTAAGGCTTTGGCCTCCGAATGTGGGAACGCCACCGAGATCATTCGCGGAGCGGTCGTATCCGATACCATTCATTTTATCGGGGATACCCGTAAGATTTCCGACAAGGAAGGTTATGTAAAAGAACTTCCTGGTGTGACTAGAATTTGGAACGTATCATTGCCTTATAAAAATATCGCCCGCACGGCTGCCGGTAAAAACGGAGAAGTGGTTCACCGCGAAAATCGAATTGTAGAAGTTCACGGAAAAGACGGATTAGTCCGTAAGTTCGGAACAGGAAAACATATCTTTATCGTCGGTCCGGATTCTCCTCAGACTTACGAGCAGACTGTTACTATCGCGAAACAAGCGGTGGAGATCGGTAAAAAATTCGGAATTTTAGATCGTATCATCTTTAGAGGTGGAGCATTCAAGCCTAGGACTCGTCCGACTGATTGGAGAGGAATGGGTTGGGACGGTATCAAATTACTCGATAGAGTAAAAGAAGAAACCGGACTTCCTTACGTAACGGAAGTTATGGACCATACCATGGCGGAAGAAGTTTCTAAACATGCGGACATGATCCAGATCGGAACAAGGAACGCGCAAGACTTCGAACTTTTAGAAGCGGTAGGTCGCACAGGCAAACCGGTGATCTTAAAAAGAGGTTTCGGCAATGAAGCTATCGAATGGTTTTCTGCAGCGGAATATATCGCTAATCAAGGAAATTTGAATATTGTTCTTTGTGAAAGAGGAGTGAAAACCCTTTTCATCAAGGAAGGGTATTGTCGTAACACTCCGGATCTGAATGTGATCACTCACGCTAAGAACCAAACAATTCTACCTGTGATTTTCGATCCAAGCCATGTTGCGGGGGACGATAAGATTGTGGTTTCCAATTTACTTGCTTCTCTTCCGTTCAATCCGGACGGATCCATTACGGAAACGTTACATGAAGAAGAGTTTCGTAAGGAACAGATGTGCGATGCGGCGCAAGCGCTTCTTATGACTTTATATGAAAAAACGGTAGAAGCTATTTTAACCTATGAGGAAAAAATCAAACCTCTCACGGATAAGGTTGATTCTTATTTTTTGGAACGTAAGGGAAAAAAATAA
- a CDS encoding Hpt domain-containing protein, which translates to MLVDWSRLDSLKQGDDEDDIIWLEEMVRSLRKNMNSRLENIKSFTDEKKSVELQAELHQTKGVAANFGLAGVQKTVTEAEQKLKEGNFEACLALCQELPSLWEQTKKELAPKFPE; encoded by the coding sequence ATGTTAGTGGATTGGTCTCGTCTAGATTCCCTAAAACAAGGCGACGATGAAGATGATATTATTTGGCTGGAAGAAATGGTACGTTCCTTACGTAAGAACATGAACAGCCGTTTAGAGAATATCAAAAGTTTCACTGACGAAAAGAAAAGCGTAGAACTCCAAGCAGAATTACACCAAACAAAAGGAGTGGCGGCAAATTTTGGACTCGCTGGAGTTCAGAAAACCGTTACTGAGGCTGAACAAAAATTGAAGGAAGGAAACTTCGAAGCTTGTTTGGCTCTTTGTCAGGAACTTCCGAGCCTTTGGGAGCAAACCAAAAAAGAATTAGCTCCCAAATTTCCGGAATAA
- the lpxA gene encoding acyl-ACP--UDP-N-acetylglucosamine O-acyltransferase, translating to MKIHPTAIVDSKAELHESVEVGAYTIIEKDVVIGEGTVIETGARIFAGTKLGKFNKVHHGAVIGVGPQDLGFDPNTPSKTIIGDNNTFKEYSNIHRGTKVDSPTIIGNRNYVMGNAHVGHDCILGDDNILTHGLVLAGHVTVGNKAFISGLVAVHQFCFVGDYAMIAGCSKVVQDVPPFATADGNPCTIIGLNTVGLKRGGFSPETRSAIKNAYKVIYHSGMNYRTALDQLEKESGHPPEVLQIIKFFRDSDRGVMNHR from the coding sequence ATGAAAATTCACCCAACAGCCATCGTTGATTCGAAAGCGGAACTACACGAATCCGTCGAAGTCGGTGCATATACAATTATAGAAAAGGATGTGGTAATCGGCGAAGGAACCGTGATCGAGACCGGAGCCCGAATTTTCGCAGGTACTAAATTAGGTAAATTCAACAAAGTCCACCATGGAGCCGTGATCGGAGTGGGTCCTCAGGATCTAGGTTTTGATCCTAACACTCCGAGTAAAACGATCATAGGTGATAATAATACTTTTAAGGAATATTCCAATATTCACAGGGGAACCAAAGTGGATTCTCCCACAATTATCGGAAATAGGAACTATGTGATGGGAAACGCTCACGTAGGCCATGATTGTATTTTAGGGGATGATAATATTCTTACCCATGGTCTTGTTTTGGCAGGACATGTTACAGTAGGCAATAAGGCCTTCATCTCGGGTTTAGTAGCAGTTCACCAATTTTGTTTTGTGGGTGACTATGCGATGATCGCAGGTTGTTCCAAAGTGGTTCAAGATGTTCCTCCTTTTGCTACCGCTGATGGAAACCCGTGTACGATCATCGGTTTAAATACTGTAGGATTAAAAAGAGGCGGATTCTCTCCGGAGACTAGATCTGCGATCAAGAATGCTTACAAAGTAATCTATCATTCAGGTATGAATTATAGAACTGCTTTGGATCAATTGGAGAAGGAATCAGGTCATCCGCCTGAAGTTCTTCAGATCATTAAGTTCTTTAGGGACAGTGATCGTGGGGTCATGAACCACAGATAA
- a CDS encoding M15 family metallopeptidase → MPFLFRCLVLVLVFGSFCLVAQTTDETYQGVSETSYLIGDFPKEKALVSFTNPGDPRQFFLRKETKAAFLKLKEEYKKDYPQERQEPFLISAHRSFSEQKSIWEDKYSGKKKMREPVKDKTPSQIISLILEFSSAPGTSRHHWGTDIDINALENSYFEKGGRGETFYIWMKKNAHRFGFCQPYSPKSERGGKGYNEEKWHWSYAPLSNKFQRAWVEAYKKGKLNFRGKFQGSDFLGDLPLEYVTSINPDCAKID, encoded by the coding sequence ATGCCGTTCCTATTCCGATGTTTAGTACTTGTTCTGGTTTTTGGTAGCTTCTGCTTAGTTGCCCAAACGACAGACGAAACCTACCAAGGTGTATCTGAAACTTCTTACCTGATTGGAGATTTTCCAAAAGAAAAAGCTCTCGTATCCTTCACGAATCCCGGCGATCCCAGGCAGTTCTTTCTCCGAAAGGAAACCAAAGCTGCATTTTTAAAATTAAAGGAAGAATATAAAAAGGACTACCCTCAAGAAAGACAAGAGCCGTTCCTAATTTCCGCGCATAGATCTTTTTCGGAACAAAAATCCATCTGGGAAGATAAGTATTCCGGAAAGAAGAAGATGAGGGAACCCGTAAAAGACAAAACTCCTTCTCAAATCATCTCCTTAATTTTAGAGTTTTCCAGTGCACCCGGCACTTCCAGACATCACTGGGGGACGGACATCGATATCAATGCCTTGGAAAACTCCTATTTTGAAAAAGGGGGAAGAGGAGAAACATTTTATATCTGGATGAAGAAGAATGCTCATAGGTTCGGATTCTGCCAGCCGTATTCCCCTAAATCAGAAAGAGGTGGAAAAGGGTATAATGAAGAGAAATGGCATTGGTCGTATGCTCCGCTCTCGAATAAATTCCAAAGAGCCTGGGTTGAAGCTTATAAAAAAGGAAAATTAAATTTTAGAGGAAAATTCCAGGGATCAGACTTTTTGGGAGATCTTCCCCTGGAATATGTAACCTCCATCAATCCTGACTGCGCCAAGATAGATTGA
- a CDS encoding TIGR04452 family lipoprotein encodes MKKIITLLLPLFLTFNCILFDTIGLSYPDTVDGTEAKSIILTSAVIGSAVTGFEVLSILAPQLAKVEEDKYYNKADVDDCANEALIINLLTVDLGGFTCDLNPRPIIIPFIY; translated from the coding sequence ATGAAAAAAATCATCACTCTTCTTCTGCCCCTGTTCTTAACGTTTAATTGTATTTTATTCGATACAATCGGTCTGTCCTATCCGGACACCGTGGACGGAACAGAAGCAAAAAGTATAATTCTGACAAGTGCTGTTATTGGATCCGCAGTTACCGGTTTCGAGGTTCTTTCTATTCTTGCTCCTCAATTAGCAAAAGTAGAAGAAGATAAATACTATAACAAAGCGGATGTGGACGATTGTGCGAACGAAGCGTTGATCATCAACTTGCTGACTGTGGATCTGGGAGGATTTACCTGCGATTTGAATCCTAGGCCGATAATCATTCCGTTTATTTATTAA
- the recG gene encoding ATP-dependent DNA helicase RecG, whose product MKNSVSDKKNSNVSLSSSIGVIRGVGPKKQEVLESVGIKSIQDLLGWFPRRYLDRNLTENILLKQGESVTLILEVIDSYLAHGKKSRLVVSAKTKNNEPISLVFFRGIQFFRRVFQPGILVAVTGKLEYFRGFQLLHPDYEVLSYGGNSDISEDDLPESIHTGRIIPLYPTTEAMRDEHLNSRELRKLIHFALKLLEGRIPEILPAQAVKKRNLMDRAQAYNEIHFPTEDEQLGRARTRFKYEELYYFNLLIEYKRSRRAKVPRLLWPLPESKTANDLIKNLPFELTPDQKESLAKISEWTKSDTPAAILLQGDVGSGKTLVALLTALKYTDNQVQVCMVAPTEILARQHYQTVMNFLGNMPFLRIELLVGKEPKKTRAEKIFRIKTGESLFIIGTHSVFQEDVTFKDLGLAIIDEQHKFGVEQRETLRAKGKNPDILAMTATPIPRTLCLTLYGDLELVTLKNRPAGRIPIKTLWFTESKRSGVYKSIQKYVSQGRQCYIVYPLVEESEKSDLKSCIEAYETLRKDVFPEFKVGLLHGKMETSEKDRIMKLFQQNEIQILVSTTVIEVGVDVPNASVMVIEHSDRFGISQLHQLRGRVGRGKHESFCILISDSKITEEARYRIQALVDSDDGFFLSEADLKLRGPGELLGVRQSGLPDFKIADLREDRQWIEISGEDAKQFGNLGDLEKSEIVSRFSEGALLFSN is encoded by the coding sequence ATGAAGAACTCGGTCTCTGATAAAAAAAATTCCAACGTTTCCCTGAGCAGCTCCATCGGGGTCATTAGAGGTGTGGGTCCTAAAAAACAGGAGGTTTTGGAATCCGTAGGGATCAAAAGCATCCAAGATCTTTTGGGATGGTTTCCTCGCAGATACTTAGATAGGAACTTAACGGAAAACATTCTGCTTAAGCAGGGAGAATCGGTTACCTTAATTCTAGAAGTAATCGATTCTTATCTGGCTCATGGAAAAAAATCCAGACTAGTAGTTTCCGCAAAAACAAAAAACAACGAACCGATCAGTTTGGTTTTTTTCAGGGGGATCCAATTCTTCCGCAGGGTTTTTCAACCCGGGATTCTCGTAGCCGTAACCGGTAAACTGGAATATTTCAGAGGATTCCAACTATTACATCCTGACTATGAAGTTCTGTCTTATGGAGGGAATTCCGACATTTCGGAAGATGATCTTCCGGAAAGTATCCATACCGGCCGCATCATTCCACTTTATCCTACAACGGAGGCAATGAGGGATGAACATCTCAATTCCAGAGAGCTACGCAAACTCATTCATTTTGCATTAAAACTTTTAGAAGGTAGAATTCCGGAAATTCTTCCCGCACAAGCGGTCAAAAAAAGAAATCTGATGGATCGTGCCCAGGCTTATAATGAGATCCATTTTCCCACGGAAGACGAACAATTAGGAAGAGCAAGGACCAGATTCAAATACGAAGAATTATATTATTTTAATCTTCTGATAGAATACAAACGTTCCAGGAGAGCAAAAGTCCCCAGGCTTTTATGGCCTCTTCCGGAGTCCAAAACCGCAAATGATCTGATCAAAAATTTACCTTTCGAGCTGACCCCGGACCAGAAAGAAAGTTTGGCAAAAATTTCGGAATGGACTAAGTCGGATACTCCAGCCGCTATCCTATTGCAAGGAGACGTAGGTTCCGGAAAAACCTTGGTCGCTCTTCTTACCGCACTCAAATACACGGACAATCAGGTCCAGGTATGTATGGTTGCCCCTACCGAAATTTTAGCCCGACAACATTATCAAACTGTAATGAACTTTTTAGGAAATATGCCCTTCCTACGGATAGAACTTTTAGTGGGAAAAGAACCTAAAAAAACCAGAGCAGAAAAAATATTCAGGATCAAAACGGGAGAGTCCCTATTTATCATTGGAACACATAGTGTTTTCCAGGAAGATGTTACTTTCAAGGATCTCGGACTTGCGATCATAGACGAACAGCATAAGTTCGGAGTGGAACAAAGAGAAACATTAAGAGCCAAGGGAAAAAATCCGGACATTCTTGCGATGACCGCAACCCCGATCCCAAGGACACTTTGTCTCACTCTATACGGAGACTTGGAATTAGTAACCCTAAAAAATCGCCCTGCAGGCAGAATTCCAATTAAAACATTATGGTTCACGGAAAGTAAAAGATCCGGAGTTTATAAATCCATCCAAAAGTATGTCTCCCAAGGAAGACAATGTTACATTGTTTATCCGCTTGTGGAGGAATCCGAAAAATCGGATCTAAAATCCTGTATAGAAGCTTATGAAACATTAAGAAAAGATGTTTTTCCTGAATTCAAAGTGGGACTTCTCCACGGAAAAATGGAAACCTCCGAAAAAGATCGGATCATGAAATTATTCCAACAAAACGAGATCCAGATCTTAGTCAGCACCACAGTGATAGAAGTAGGTGTAGATGTTCCGAATGCCTCCGTGATGGTCATTGAACATTCTGATAGATTTGGGATCTCTCAATTACATCAGCTAAGAGGTCGAGTAGGCAGGGGAAAACACGAGAGTTTTTGTATCTTAATTTCGGACTCCAAAATTACGGAAGAGGCAAGATATAGGATCCAAGCCTTGGTTGATTCCGATGACGGTTTCTTCCTCTCCGAGGCCGACTTAAAATTGAGAGGACCCGGAGAATTACTCGGGGTTAGACAAAGCGGTTTGCCGGACTTTAAGATCGCGGACTTAAGAGAAGATCGGCAATGGATTGAGATTTCCGGAGAAGATGCGAAACAATTCGGGAATTTAGGAGATTTGGAAAAATCGGAAATTGTTTCTAGGTTTTCGGAAGGGGCTTTATTATTTTCGAATTGA